From the genome of Prevotella herbatica, one region includes:
- a CDS encoding TlpA family protein disulfide reductase, giving the protein MKKYIIGILISLISTTSIAQNGFTIKSAIPGIKDGIVASLMTAENSENKEIAVDTIKNGKFTLRGKLSHPTLCTLTTNNLNLLGNDQDTEKIHWTYTTVFVSDTTMTFAASAYDSIANNAPIGKYFRITGGRPQADFNEYNLSGIKPLDWIKNHPHSVLSVKLANDLIKGGSGLRKLEIQDIANLISSVPDDTERLSEFRRNCEFAKRTAVGEPILDLPLFDTKKIANRLTKIIPKGKYTLIDFWASWCGICRSSIPDLKTVAKNHPNIAIIGVSADSKYAPWINAIRKEKMEWKQYCLTIDGGKQLLEKYLILGVPFYIIVDPQGQIARVPQYVSEIDDYFTKIDNKK; this is encoded by the coding sequence ATGAAAAAATATATAATAGGAATTTTAATTTCATTAATTTCTACGACTTCAATCGCTCAGAATGGATTTACAATAAAAAGTGCAATACCCGGAATTAAAGATGGCATTGTTGCAAGCCTAATGACAGCAGAGAATTCTGAAAATAAAGAAATTGCCGTTGACACTATAAAAAATGGGAAATTTACATTAAGAGGTAAGCTAAGTCATCCAACACTTTGTACGCTTACTACTAATAATTTGAATTTACTAGGCAATGATCAAGATACAGAGAAAATACACTGGACATATACAACTGTTTTCGTAAGTGATACAACTATGACATTTGCAGCTTCTGCTTATGATAGTATAGCAAATAATGCTCCAATCGGAAAGTACTTCAGAATAACAGGTGGGCGCCCTCAAGCTGATTTCAACGAATATAACTTATCCGGAATCAAACCTTTAGACTGGATAAAGAATCACCCCCATTCTGTTCTATCTGTAAAACTTGCAAATGATTTAATAAAAGGAGGGTCTGGACTTAGAAAACTTGAAATTCAAGACATTGCAAATTTGATAAGTTCTGTACCCGATGACACAGAGCGATTATCAGAATTCAGACGTAATTGTGAATTTGCAAAGAGAACAGCTGTTGGTGAACCAATTCTTGATCTACCGTTATTCGACACAAAAAAGATAGCAAATAGACTTACTAAGATTATACCCAAAGGAAAATACACACTAATTGACTTTTGGGCATCATGGTGTGGCATTTGTCGTAGTTCTATACCCGACTTAAAAACAGTAGCAAAAAATCATCCCAATATCGCGATTATTGGGGTTAGTGCTGATAGCAAATATGCCCCATGGATAAATGCAATAAGAAAAGAGAAAATGGAATGGAAACAATATTGTCTCACAATTGATGGTGGCAAACAGCTATTAGAAAAATATTTAATTTTAGGAGTTCCATTTTATATTATTGTAGACCCACAGGGACAAATTGCAAGAGTTCCACAATATGTTTCTGAAATAGATGATTATTTTACAAAAATTGATAACAAAAAATGA
- a CDS encoding RagB/SusD family nutrient uptake outer membrane protein, whose protein sequence is MKFKILLYTIMTTVMVSGCSDFLKEYSQDTDYVRSWEDLNELLIGDGYLPQFQSDNIANVNDNEYFIHFLGDELDENTISYDGNTMQYDGKEKVFGYYTWQARSGQNDSYTGFNKENECWEQMYKHINVVNNIIYSANKLPETTQGEKIGKSKVDGEARFLRAYYYFFLVNLYGKAYTPSTASTDLGVPIKTSETVEDKIFNRNTVQECYDLILSDLQIAERELTEYGKQKTIYRADSTAVNFLFSRVYLYMQNWDKASEYAQKVIDSHPSLTQLNTIQQNKGIVSPSSAENIFSMGSNALCNFTTSEYKSFTISDSIYNLYSDDDLRKTKYIWTYGTFHGYKKMDMLSTTLTQTEDMPDYYFYAYDSPYNKITTELSDKFLFRSSEAYLIKAEAEAYMGHDEEARKMLNTLRQYRYKTGTDYEVAATGYDLIKTIRCERERELCLEGQRWFDLRRYAVCEKYPEAKSIIHHYYYYVNRDSYEKTSCHVFTLEPNDWGYTLPIPHETLLMNTGMKNNERGERTFYVE, encoded by the coding sequence ATGAAATTTAAAATATTGTTATATACAATTATGACAACTGTTATGGTATCCGGTTGTTCTGATTTTCTAAAAGAGTATTCACAAGATACAGATTATGTACGTTCTTGGGAAGATCTTAACGAGTTACTTATTGGAGATGGTTATTTACCTCAGTTCCAGAGTGACAACATTGCAAACGTCAATGACAATGAATATTTTATACATTTTCTAGGTGATGAATTAGATGAAAACACCATTAGTTATGATGGAAATACAATGCAATACGATGGTAAAGAAAAGGTTTTTGGATATTATACATGGCAAGCAAGATCAGGACAGAATGATTCTTATACAGGATTCAATAAAGAAAATGAATGCTGGGAGCAAATGTACAAACATATAAATGTTGTAAATAATATTATATATAGTGCTAATAAATTACCAGAAACTACGCAAGGTGAAAAAATCGGGAAATCTAAAGTCGATGGTGAAGCTAGATTCTTAAGAGCATATTATTATTTCTTTTTAGTAAATCTATATGGTAAAGCCTATACGCCCAGTACCGCATCAACAGATTTAGGAGTGCCAATAAAGACATCAGAAACTGTAGAAGACAAAATATTTAATCGTAACACCGTACAAGAATGTTATGATTTAATACTAAGCGATCTGCAGATTGCAGAAAGAGAGTTAACAGAATATGGAAAGCAGAAAACTATATATAGAGCTGATTCTACAGCAGTTAATTTTCTTTTTAGCCGAGTATATCTCTATATGCAGAATTGGGATAAAGCATCTGAATATGCTCAAAAGGTTATTGACAGCCATCCGTCTTTAACACAGCTGAATACGATTCAACAAAATAAGGGAATTGTATCACCATCTTCTGCAGAGAACATATTCTCTATGGGAAGTAATGCTTTGTGTAATTTTACGACCAGTGAATACAAAAGCTTTACCATTTCAGATAGCATTTACAATCTTTACTCGGACGATGATCTTAGAAAAACTAAATATATATGGACTTACGGAACATTTCATGGATATAAAAAGATGGATATGCTAAGTACTACACTTACACAGACAGAAGATATGCCTGATTACTACTTTTATGCCTACGATAGTCCATATAATAAAATTACAACAGAATTGTCTGACAAATTTTTATTTAGGTCATCTGAGGCATACCTAATAAAGGCTGAAGCTGAAGCATATATGGGACATGATGAAGAGGCACGTAAAATGTTAAATACATTACGTCAATACCGCTACAAAACCGGAACAGATTATGAAGTTGCAGCCACTGGCTATGATTTGATAAAAACTATACGTTGTGAACGCGAAAGAGAGTTATGCCTTGAGGGTCAAAGATGGTTTGACTTACGCCGCTATGCAGTATGCGAGAAATATCCAGAAGCAAAGAGCATTATACATCATTACTATTATTATGTAAATCGCGATTCATATGAAAAGACATCATGCCACGTATTCACTCTCGAACCTAATGATTGGGGATATACACTTCCAATACCTCATGAAACATTATTAATGAATACAGGCATGAAGAATAATGAAAGGGGCGAGAGAACGTTTTATGTAGAATAA
- a CDS encoding fibrobacter succinogenes major paralogous domain-containing protein: MKLDKITLLIIITLLCITSCSSDDNDTIPTILPNYTGKFTDSRDGKEYNYVRIGNLEWTTDNAKYDTNDDYTRSIYTTQQILGDDNSINDSLTVAKYGYLYSYEGAKLAVPEGWRLPTDEDWKKLEISLNMSENEANSDGWRGSYQATLMSEKDGTQLNLKYGGFMDGNSTTIASKFYYIEAFGYYWTDTYDKNTSTAYFRKIVYNSGKVYRHQSPINNMMSVRFVRDAK; the protein is encoded by the coding sequence ATGAAATTAGACAAAATCACATTATTAATAATAATAACATTGTTGTGCATAACAAGCTGTAGCAGTGATGACAACGATACAATACCCACCATACTTCCAAATTACACAGGAAAATTCACCGATTCAAGAGATGGAAAAGAATATAACTATGTGAGAATAGGAAACTTGGAGTGGACTACTGATAATGCAAAATATGATACAAATGATGACTACACTAGAAGTATCTATACAACTCAGCAAATCTTAGGGGATGATAATTCAATAAATGACTCATTAACTGTAGCAAAATATGGATATTTATATTCGTATGAAGGAGCAAAACTGGCTGTTCCTGAAGGTTGGAGACTTCCAACAGACGAAGACTGGAAGAAACTTGAAATATCACTTAATATGAGTGAAAATGAGGCAAACTCGGATGGATGGAGAGGAAGCTATCAAGCAACACTTATGTCTGAGAAAGATGGCACACAACTAAATCTCAAATATGGAGGATTTATGGATGGCAACAGCACTACCATTGCTTCAAAATTTTATTATATTGAAGCCTTTGGATATTATTGGACAGATACGTATGATAAAAATACTTCGACTGCATATTTTAGAAAGATCGTATATAATTCAGGTAAAGTATACCGCCATCAATCTCCGATAAACAATATGATGAGTGTAAGATTTGTAAGAGACGCTAAATAA
- a CDS encoding sodium:calcium antiporter: protein MIESLSLTMLLLIFGVSAILIWLAGIKLTETADILSIHFGLGEALGGLILLAIVTNLPEIAITVSAAIQHNMALAIGNILGGIALQTVVLVVLDVFGLGKKYPLTYRAASLILVLEGLMVIIVLTLVIVGNQFGSSVIFHGVAPIDVIIVLVWIVGIYLIGKARTNLPWHQLGVLPNSQKEKRGHSKIKKYDLAIKKGTSIQVVIFIFALCSLVTLVAGVGLEVTGEAIAKQIGMTGVLFGATILAAATSLPEVTTGLTSVKLEDYQMAMSDIFGGNAFLPVLFMVATVISGESVLPQAHKTDIYLTGLAMLLTIIYICGLIFRPRKQILRMGIDSFIVMIVYLIGLLGLFAI from the coding sequence ATGATTGAATCTCTTTCGTTAACAATGCTTCTACTGATATTCGGCGTTAGTGCAATACTAATATGGTTGGCAGGAATCAAATTAACCGAGACAGCCGACATTCTTTCCATACACTTTGGTTTGGGTGAAGCATTGGGTGGATTAATTTTACTAGCAATTGTAACAAATCTCCCCGAAATTGCCATTACTGTAAGCGCTGCAATTCAGCACAATATGGCACTTGCTATCGGAAATATTCTGGGAGGTATTGCTCTACAAACTGTTGTACTTGTGGTGTTGGATGTGTTTGGACTGGGCAAAAAATATCCTCTTACTTATCGTGCTGCATCGCTTATATTAGTGTTGGAAGGATTAATGGTTATTATTGTGTTGACATTAGTGATTGTGGGCAATCAGTTTGGCTCCTCGGTTATTTTCCATGGTGTAGCGCCAATAGATGTAATCATCGTGTTGGTGTGGATTGTAGGTATATATTTGATCGGGAAAGCAAGAACTAACTTGCCTTGGCATCAGTTAGGTGTTCTTCCGAACAGTCAAAAAGAAAAGCGGGGACACAGCAAAATAAAGAAATATGATTTAGCTATAAAAAAAGGAACAAGCATTCAAGTTGTTATTTTTATTTTTGCTTTATGCTCATTGGTCACTTTAGTTGCCGGTGTGGGATTGGAAGTAACGGGCGAAGCCATTGCTAAACAGATAGGAATGACGGGTGTATTATTCGGTGCTACAATTTTAGCGGCTGCGACTTCGCTGCCTGAAGTTACTACAGGTTTAACTTCCGTAAAATTGGAGGATTATCAAATGGCCATGAGTGATATTTTCGGAGGAAATGCATTCCTGCCTGTATTATTTATGGTGGCAACTGTTATTTCGGGTGAATCTGTTCTTCCGCAAGCGCATAAAACAGATATTTATCTTACAGGGTTAGCAATGCTTCTAACTATTATCTATATCTGCGGTTTAATATTCCGTCCCCGAAAGCAAATACTAAGGATGGGTATTGATTCATTCATTGTAATGATCGTTTATTTAATCGGATTACTAGGATTATTTGCTATTTAG
- a CDS encoding SDR family oxidoreductase encodes MEKYKVLVAGSTGYLGRFITQELINRGADTTIIVRNKNRINLKAPNLKIIEAQVTQPDTLMGVCDNIDIVISSVGITRQKDGLTYMDVDYQANVNLLNEAKKSKVKKIIYISVLNGDNLRQLKIGEAKEKFVDELKTSGLDYCVIRPNGFFSDMADFLNMAKNGRVYLFGNGELKLNPIHGQDLAQVVVDAINQNVKEINIGGPDLLSQNEIGELALKAYSKPVKIIHLPNWIRILAIRLIRIFTGPKTYGPIEFFLTTMNMDMTAPKYGKHHIADFFNERVKSKHSS; translated from the coding sequence ATGGAAAAATATAAAGTTTTAGTAGCTGGATCTACTGGATATTTAGGTCGGTTCATTACCCAAGAGTTGATAAATAGAGGTGCTGATACGACGATAATCGTGCGAAATAAAAATAGGATAAACCTAAAGGCACCGAATCTCAAAATCATAGAAGCACAAGTGACCCAACCTGACACTTTAATGGGAGTATGTGACAATATTGATATAGTGATTAGCTCTGTCGGTATCACAAGACAGAAAGATGGATTGACTTATATGGATGTAGATTATCAAGCGAATGTGAATCTGCTAAATGAGGCAAAAAAGAGTAAAGTAAAAAAGATTATTTATATTTCTGTTTTAAATGGCGATAATTTGCGTCAACTGAAAATTGGAGAAGCCAAGGAAAAATTTGTTGATGAACTAAAAACATCAGGTCTGGATTACTGTGTAATTAGGCCAAATGGTTTCTTCTCTGATATGGCAGACTTTCTCAATATGGCAAAAAATGGCAGAGTTTATTTGTTCGGAAACGGTGAATTAAAACTCAATCCAATTCACGGACAGGATTTAGCGCAAGTTGTTGTTGATGCCATAAATCAAAATGTTAAAGAAATCAATATTGGAGGTCCTGATCTACTCTCCCAAAACGAAATAGGAGAATTAGCTCTGAAAGCTTATTCCAAACCTGTAAAAATTATACATTTACCAAATTGGATTAGGATATTAGCAATTAGACTTATCCGCATTTTTACAGGTCCGAAGACTTATGGTCCTATAGAATTTTTCTTAACAACAATGAATATGGATATGACTGCACCAAAATATGGGAAACATCACATAGCAGATTTCTTTAATGAAAGAGTTAAGTCAAAACACTCTTCTTGA
- a CDS encoding thiamine pyrophosphate-dependent enzyme, which produces MSKNISDQLVETLIAAGIQRIYAVTGDSLNHVNEAVHRNGKIKWVHVRNEETAAFAASAEAQLNGLACCAGSSGPGHVHLINGLYDAHRSSAPVLAIASTIPTSEFGTDYFQETNIFKLFDDCSCYNQMATTTTQFPRMLQTALQHAIHKKGVAVLGLPGDITNLPAEEAETTTRLFRNKPIVRPSEDELLQLAEIINTHKKVTIYCGLGAAEAHDEIIQLAEKLKSPVAYSYKAKMAIQYDNPYEVGLTGLLGVPSAYQSMHECELLILLGTDFPYTPFMPVHNKIVQIDIKPENLGRRAKLEMGLCGDVKDTLQAILPLIETKEDAKFLNRQLKFYDVVKKNLLLYVNDPGKPNTIHPEYVASVINELAHKDAIFTVDTGMCCVWAARYIAGTGERKMLGSFNHGSMANAMPQAIGAAFACPDKQVIAFCGDGGLSMMMGDLMTIVQYNLPVKIVLFNNRSLNMVKLEMQVAGIPDIETDMLNPDFVKLAEAMGMYGILINDPADVRPALEKAFLQDGPALITIQTDPNALAMPPKLEFDQMKGFAFYMGKMMISGRVDEIFKIIKSNYKHITEVI; this is translated from the coding sequence ATGAGTAAAAATATATCTGATCAACTGGTGGAAACCTTAATTGCAGCAGGAATTCAACGAATTTATGCCGTAACAGGAGATAGTCTTAATCATGTAAATGAAGCAGTGCATCGTAATGGCAAGATCAAGTGGGTTCATGTCCGAAACGAAGAAACTGCCGCTTTTGCAGCCAGTGCAGAGGCACAGTTAAACGGTCTGGCATGTTGTGCGGGTAGTAGTGGTCCAGGACATGTTCATCTGATCAATGGTTTGTATGATGCACATCGTTCGTCGGCTCCCGTATTGGCCATTGCCTCCACGATCCCTACCAGTGAATTTGGAACCGACTATTTTCAGGAAACAAACATATTCAAGCTGTTTGACGATTGCAGTTGCTATAATCAAATGGCTACAACAACAACGCAATTTCCTCGTATGCTACAAACCGCCCTTCAACATGCCATACATAAAAAGGGGGTAGCTGTTCTTGGGCTGCCTGGTGACATCACGAATCTTCCTGCAGAAGAAGCCGAAACTACAACAAGGCTATTTCGTAACAAACCTATTGTCAGACCATCCGAGGATGAACTGTTACAACTCGCCGAAATAATAAATACGCACAAAAAAGTCACGATTTATTGCGGACTTGGGGCTGCAGAAGCACATGATGAGATTATTCAGCTTGCCGAAAAATTAAAATCACCGGTGGCCTATTCTTATAAGGCAAAGATGGCAATTCAGTATGATAATCCCTATGAAGTGGGGCTTACCGGCTTACTGGGGGTCCCTTCTGCTTACCAAAGCATGCATGAATGTGAGTTGCTTATATTATTAGGAACAGATTTTCCGTATACACCCTTTATGCCTGTTCATAATAAAATTGTACAAATTGATATTAAACCGGAAAATCTTGGACGAAGAGCAAAACTTGAGATGGGTCTTTGTGGTGATGTAAAAGACACGCTACAAGCCATATTGCCCCTTATAGAAACAAAAGAAGATGCTAAATTTCTCAATCGCCAATTAAAGTTTTACGATGTAGTCAAAAAGAATTTATTATTATATGTAAACGATCCTGGTAAACCAAATACTATTCATCCTGAATATGTTGCTTCTGTGATAAATGAGTTGGCTCACAAGGATGCCATATTTACGGTAGATACAGGAATGTGTTGTGTATGGGCTGCACGCTATATTGCTGGAACCGGTGAACGAAAAATGTTGGGTTCATTTAATCACGGATCAATGGCCAATGCCATGCCGCAAGCCATTGGCGCAGCGTTTGCATGTCCTGACAAACAAGTGATTGCCTTTTGCGGTGATGGCGGTTTATCCATGATGATGGGTGACTTGATGACGATTGTTCAATACAATTTACCTGTAAAGATTGTACTTTTTAATAATCGTTCATTGAACATGGTAAAACTGGAGATGCAAGTAGCAGGAATTCCTGACATAGAAACGGATATGTTGAATCCTGATTTCGTGAAATTAGCTGAAGCAATGGGAATGTACGGAATTCTAATTAATGATCCCGCAGATGTTAGACCAGCATTAGAAAAAGCCTTTCTACAAGATGGTCCTGCATTAATTACCATTCAGACAGATCCGAATGCTCTTGCCATGCCTCCTAAACTGGAGTTTGACCAGATGAAAGGTTTTGCTTTTTATATGGGGAAAATGATGATAAGCGGACGTGTAGATGAAATATTTAAGATCATTAAGTCCAACTATAAACATATTACCGAAGTGATCTGA
- a CDS encoding TlpA disulfide reductase family protein — MKKLFLIIVAAFTLCHAFAQSASYKISGKADFAKDGDKVYIADMQYFDFIPTDSAVIKDKKFFFSGKQDAAALKFIILIQDQKPLSINDIILENKDMQVEIFNDSTKKLADVKGSVSTELWREFCKIENSVSAKSADPWKTMNDSTASEAARKAAKTELDSIDNVQEALRTKFICEHIPSAISDMLLGYYSEALGAENQKKILDLMKSNNSEYPYYKKIVAQHEADSKTSTGKQFTDIALPGLDGKVIKVSDLVKKNKLTIIDFWASWCGPCRAEMPNVIKVYNKYHSKGLEIVGVSLDTDKKAWSNAVKKLGIPWKQMSDLKGWSSKGAASYNVQAIPATVLINQKGEIIARDLRGDELMTKLAEILK, encoded by the coding sequence ATGAAAAAATTATTTTTAATAATTGTAGCGGCATTTACTCTGTGTCATGCTTTCGCACAAAGTGCAAGTTATAAGATTTCCGGAAAAGCTGATTTTGCAAAAGACGGAGATAAAGTATATATTGCAGATATGCAATATTTTGACTTTATCCCAACAGACTCAGCAGTTATTAAGGATAAGAAATTTTTCTTCAGTGGCAAACAAGATGCTGCTGCTCTTAAATTTATTATTTTGATTCAAGACCAAAAGCCACTATCAATAAATGATATTATCCTTGAAAACAAAGATATGCAAGTTGAGATTTTCAATGACTCAACAAAAAAACTTGCAGATGTAAAAGGTAGCGTAAGTACAGAACTATGGAGAGAGTTCTGCAAGATCGAAAATAGTGTTTCTGCTAAATCTGCAGATCCATGGAAAACTATGAATGATAGTACTGCAAGTGAAGCTGCAAGAAAAGCAGCGAAAACAGAGTTAGACTCAATAGATAACGTGCAAGAAGCCTTAAGAACTAAATTTATCTGTGAACATATTCCATCTGCAATTAGTGATATGCTCCTTGGATATTATTCCGAAGCACTTGGAGCTGAAAATCAGAAGAAGATTTTAGATCTGATGAAATCTAATAATAGTGAATACCCATACTATAAAAAAATAGTAGCTCAGCACGAAGCTGATAGCAAAACATCAACGGGTAAACAATTTACAGATATTGCCTTACCGGGTTTAGACGGCAAAGTTATAAAGGTTTCAGATTTAGTAAAGAAAAACAAACTTACTATTATAGATTTTTGGGCTTCTTGGTGTGGACCATGTCGTGCAGAGATGCCAAACGTGATAAAAGTATACAATAAATATCACTCAAAAGGATTAGAAATAGTTGGCGTATCCCTAGACACTGATAAAAAAGCATGGAGCAATGCCGTTAAAAAACTTGGTATTCCATGGAAACAGATGTCTGACTTAAAAGGCTGGAGTAGTAAGGGCGCAGCCTCATATAATGTACAAGCAATACCAGCAACAGTACTTATAAATCAAAAAGGTGAAATCATAGCAAGAGATCTTCGTGGAGATGAACTGATGACTAAATTAGCAGAAATCCTAAAATAA